GGTAAATGGGATATCAAAACATGCCTTACTTTAAATATGATTTCGTAGAGATTCTTTTTTAACTCCTTCTAAAGCTCACCCTATACTAAATGTTATtaagtgtacaactttgcttccgccGTTTTCCAATAGATAACTGTAGCGGTAAGTGGTggttgaaataaatagatcgtGGACATCGTACAATAAGCTTAGgcatttgtaaacataacgCTATCGAAATATTAGTCGATTTGTGTCTGCATCATAAGGTTATTCTCGATTGAAAATGTCAGTTTACGAGCCAAATTCTTGTCATTTGCGggaggttttaattttttacttcaatATGAAGAAATCTGCGTCTGAGGCTCATCGAATGCTCTCAAATACGTATAGTGAAGCCACTATTAGTGAAAGAACGTACCGAGAGTGGTTTCAACGCTTTAAGAACAATGATTTTGACGTCGAAGACTGGCATAGCAGTGGAAGAAAGAAGGTTTTCGAAGATGCAGAATTGGAGGCATTACTTTATTAAGACTCGTGTcaaatgcaaaaagaattggCAGGATTATTGGGAGTGACTCAACGAGCCATTTTAAAACGCCGTGATTCAGAAGTAAGAAAATTAAGTGCCGTACGAGTTGAAGCCGAGGGATGTTGAACGGCGTTTGTTTGCTTGTGAATAACTGCTTGCAAGGCAAAGACGGAAGAGATTTCTGCATAATATTGTGACTGGGGACAAAAAATGGGTTCATTACAATAACCCCAAGCGCAGAAAATCATGAGGACTTTCCGGCCATACTTCCACGTCGACGGCCAAACCGAATATTCACGGCTTCAAGATCATGCTCTGTATTTGGTGGAACTAGCTCGGCGTCTTGTGTATTATGAGCTATTAAAACCGACTGAAACAATCACAAGCGATCGATATTGAAAGCAATTGATGCGTTTGAGCCGAGCACTGAAAGACAAACGGCCGTAATACAACGATAAAGTGATTTTGCAGCATGACGATGCTTGACCCCTTGTCGCAAAGCCAGTCAAAACTTGAAAACGTTGAAATAGGAAGTCCTACCCCACCCGCCGTATTCTCCGGACATTGCTCCTTCTGACTATCGCTTGTTTCGATCAATGACACACGACCTGGCTGACCAGGAATGGCATccgtttgcccacgtcaatattggccacggtcccgattggtcacctcaatattggccacgtcaatattggcacCGCGTTAATATTGGatacgtcaatattgcccacgtcaataatggccacgcgtcaatattggccacgtcaatattgaccacgcgtcattattgaccacgtcattattggccacgtgtCATTATTGgacacgtcaatattggccacgcgtcattattgcccacgcgtcactaTTGTCCAAGCGTcactattggccacgcgtcattattgcccacgcgtcattattgcccacgtgtCAATATTGCCAaagtcaatattaatcaattttttttgtttagcgtggaaagtcgcaaacccatgtggtgcagagaaatgcacacacacacggggggggcgGGGTGCAAGGGGGCTTTCGGCCCCCCGCACCTatcccgtccaagtcgcaaacccatatgCAGTAATGACGTGGCTAATATTTATCACTTTGTTTTGAAATAAccgtttatttttacaaaaaattctttaaaattaagtttaatatttatggttTATTGCACCCTTTGTTCTGTTAAATCGGAACGTAGTAGTTCATCTCATACATTTTCAGGAAGCTTTGCTGTTCGTTTTGTAATGAGCGACTGATGTGTACAATGTGTCGAAGCTTATCTAAATACACtaagtgagtcccagatgcgcacagtgtaAAATGGACACctccaatcaaattctataaatttatcctaactTTCACTAAAACAGTAATCTGATTGATGGTGTCCGTTTTACATTGTGTGCATCTGAGACTCCCAATATACTCATTCCTACCTTTCGTAGCTAATACGATGACATCatcagtataaaaaaaaagtttatagtttctaatactaaaatataatatctttttttaaaagaaaccaATATATCGTAACATGTCTCAGCGCATTTCTCATtggttgaaaaatatattaaatttcctAATAATTTGCCGACGGGACGATAAAGTTCCGAAGGCCCCTCTTGCACcctcccgtgtgtgtgtgtgtgtgtgtgtgtgtgtgtgtgtgtgtgtgtttgtgtctgtgcgtgcaaagcattcactgcattacatggatttgcgacttCCCGTGTGtacatttggtccgtgcgcatgtgcagtgtgcgcatttggtctgtccgtttcgctctgtacgcatttggtctgtgtccgtttgttactgtgtccgtttcgcactgtgtccgtttgttactgtgtctgtttcgcactgtgtccgtttattactgtgtccgtttgttactgtgtccgtttcactcagcttgctgggttcgtttattattgtgcgcatctgggactcactcgaatgtttttttataaatttctttataaattaagctCGTTCTCCACGAATACGACGTGCCAGTTGAATATCCTTAGGCATGATAGTGACTCGCTTGGCATGAATAGCGCAGAGATTAGTATCTTCAAATAGACCAACAAGATATGCTTCGCTAGCCTCCTGCAATGCCATAACAGCAGAGCTTTGGAAACGAAGGTCAGTCTTAAAGTCTTGAGCAATTTCACGAACAAGACGTTGGAACGGCAGTACAATTTAGATTGGCTGGTTTCTTGGGTACAAATACCATCAAAAAACCTAGATTCGAATTCGCGACTCTTGAGCGCCcgtgtgtatgtatacacATTCAAATCGTTCTAGGGCGATTCAAGTCGTCCGACATAAATAGAAATGTATTCATTCATATTTGACCGCCATATTAAATCAGCCATTTTGAAATCTGTGTTTTAAATAAGACTATTGCTCTGTAAATagtaacttaaaaatttacagaataCACGATTTGGTCCAATTgcaaataattctaaaattttaattcacaatatattatagtGATATGTGATTTTTGCTATATTGAATGGTCATATTGGCGCTGCTATAGTGAATTTGAAATTCTGTCACACTGCTTCAAAAAGTACTTTTATAGACGAATAATTTGAGACTTCGAACGTCTATTTCTGTCAATTTTTGGCTACGCAGGTGATCCGATTGacatgaaatatgtatatatatctcatataTACATGAGTGTGTCTAAATACCTGTTCAACTAAATATCGTAAACTCCGTGGTGACAGACCGAGAAAAGATTATGAATGTGTACAAGAGTATCCAAATTGACTATCTTTTTGCTACAAAAAGGTAagtgttaaaaaatgcttGTTGTGCTTATGCTACATGTCATTTCCAAGGGTtcgattatataaaaaagaaaaagagggtATGCACTCTTCATGCACATAAAGGCAGTTTTCAAAAATCATTAATGTAAACTATTTGTCAGTAAGAGAAGGTGGGTGTATGGATGAGCACTAGATTTGGATAGATAATAAGTTTGGATAAGGGGGTGGGAGAGTGAATGGATGGATGAATAAATTCGTAAATGATTCGCTCCCATTGACCACGTTCCAATTGACAACAACTTTTCTAGATTTGGATAGATAATAAGTTTGGATAAGGGGGTGGGAGAGTGAATGGATGGATGAATAAATTCGTAAATGATTCGCTTCCATTGACCACGTTCCAATTGACAACAACTTTTCTAATTGACGATTCAGCAGAAAAACTCTAAACATTTATTGCTGTAAATGAATGTGGTCAATTGcaacgtggtcaatcggggcgCTCTCGTTTCTGGATACTGCAGCCTTATCATTTTTCTATACCATATACATATTGTAACACTTCCCGCGACGCGTACTCCCTAGCACACGGCCACGCGCGAAATAAGACCAAGCGTTTCTctttaagaacaaaatttatttagaacacATGACTATACGTACTAGCAGCTTAACAGCTCGTGAACCAAAACGAACAATAACAAGAACCATTTCATTTCTTAGCGACGACCACAACCGTCCACTGACATCGgcgatcgatatattgattttttctaacaaaactCGCGTTTACAACGGAGTTCACAcgcaataatatatacattctcGTGAAAGGTGCACACTCCCctccttttttatataatcaaacCCTCGTAAATAACGTGTAGCATaagtataacaataaatttttttatataactcatgtttttatataaaagaattaaaaggaATGTGAAACGGGAAATCATTAAGATATAAGTTGTGTGTAAttaacacataatatttatttttacatgtttgtaatttctcaatttttaaatccaatgcaagtattttataatctaatgCTTGGTCATACTGAAATCCTCCTcatatgatttataaatatgaacCAAAGTTGCATTCATATTTATCCGAAAAAGAgtccaaaatatttttatgcatacatGGCAatctaaaaaagtaaaattttatatatgaaaatatatacaacatattattttattaaaaatgtttaatttaattcctaGAAAAAGTTTGTGCAGTTTTACATCAATTATAAcgaatgtaatttataatacattatcaaatttatttaatatatacatatatacacataaacagggtgatttaaaataattactcgtcctttaatatatttgtaattgagttccgacataattttttctttggcaACTTGGTTTTTAAGTTATAAGTAGAAACAGCATATTATGGGTAGGATTCAGAAGGTAGGCAGAAGCAAAACAATTGACTATTACACCTTGGTGTTTGTTGTGCTTAGCTGACATACAGCACAcacactttctctctctctctcctcctcctcctccttctcatCTCTCGCtacgaaaatatttgtatatcaatttaaaaaagttataacatcttttaaataagCTACTCCGAGACCGGAGGTCAGTGAGCGCCTCAAATTCAGGCGCTATCTTACGGTGGCGGGATGATGTAACAAACTCTGTAACGCGGCGAACAGCGACCGCGACCGACTCGACCAACCAACTACCGGGACGCCACACGGCATAACCCCGTCATAAATTTTCACATTCGGCCAGAACTACAACCGTTTTGGCCGCACCCGCGTTTATCCCCGACCGACATCTCGATTGTCGGGATGCTGAGCGCGGAGGGGAGCCGAGGATCACCGAAGGTCCCCGATCCGCCGTCGAGAGCGGTATAAAAGGCCTTTacttttcttcaaaaaatagCGTCACTTTTCTCGCGCTCCGGTACCCAATTGTCCCGATTCGTTGGATATCTGTGAGGAAATTCTCTCGAATGAAAACTAAAGTGGAGAATTCTCCGTCTTATTGTTAGCCGAGCGTTCTTGGCTTCACTCGActcagtttctttttttaagccGGCGAGCAGAAGAGATAGAGCGTTCTCTATCACTTCTAAGTGTTCTCGAGATCCAATCTAACGATATTGGATCGTTCCCGAAAACCCTGCTCACCTGCGAAAACACGCAGAGATTCCGCAAACGCTGTTACCCCACGTGCACTCACCGCGGAAACATCGGGCCTAGCATGACTACCGCGCGCTTGCGCCGCGCACCCCGCGACGACCTATCGCGATTCGTAAACAGTGGAATCGAAACAAAACCACTTGTATATGCGGGTCAACcactgtaaatattttaaatatagaatgtATAAATAGCTAAActgtcaaatataaaaactgcaattaagagaaaaaaatccaTGTCTGCTGTCTCAGACCTGCTTGTCCTGGATTTCGACGAGTTAGATCGTGCGAGAAAACAGGTCGttgcaatatacatacattggcgcaaaaaaaaaacggaacaaaaattttaaccgaatttttaggcaattttcaaagtgaCGTAACTTTacgaaaaattatccaaattacatgaCCTTTTCTTAATTGAAGAGCAAAGAATCTACTTTAAAAATctctaggcgaaagtttgactTGTTAAATGTGACTTTTTTATATCTCACGAAAATcaaacatattttcttttattaaaaaagtaaaagtttgttatcatttttcacaaatttctcgttaaaatcttacTAATattcgatacgatgttttttgttaattatatatgagtTTGATGTTTAATGTGCACTACGTCAAGGTTGATGGtcggattttgcacatcaCGTGGCACTGAAATTTATCGGTggaaatttacatttactgatctgaatatagCGGATAGGTGACGCGCCAATTTCAGTGAAGTCAACAAAAGATTCGCCATTTTAGCAACCTGCTCAGATCAGtgttt
This genomic stretch from Monomorium pharaonis isolate MP-MQ-018 chromosome 4, ASM1337386v2, whole genome shotgun sequence harbors:
- the LOC118645353 gene encoding histone H3.3, with protein sequence VLPFQRLVREIAQDFKTDLRFQSSAVMALQEASEAYLVGLFEDTNLCAIHAKRVTIMPKDIQLARRIRGERA